A section of the Gammaproteobacteria bacterium genome encodes:
- a CDS encoding DUF4157 domain-containing protein — translation MPISASRASPSPLDALVAAFSARAAETLAGLERRLHDLDPHVVAAAAPMLARMIVESRDEAIAAGVEPVPEAIRAELADHVPPEILDLARWCANCGSELSLQKNAFRLGLAPAITLGHVIVFLNRDDALTDPALWAHELKHVMQFEEWGIDGFAGRYIDDYEAVEREAAEFRWEWVKRTGWLERRHAARAGG, via the coding sequence ATGCCAATTTCCGCAAGCCGCGCCAGCCCGTCGCCGCTCGACGCGCTCGTCGCCGCGTTCTCGGCGCGCGCTGCCGAGACGCTTGCCGGCCTCGAGCGCCGGCTGCACGATCTCGACCCGCATGTCGTCGCTGCGGCGGCGCCGATGCTCGCGCGGATGATCGTGGAGTCGCGCGACGAGGCGATCGCCGCCGGCGTCGAGCCGGTCCCCGAAGCGATCCGTGCGGAGCTCGCCGATCACGTCCCGCCGGAGATCCTCGACCTCGCCCGCTGGTGCGCGAATTGCGGCAGCGAGCTCTCGCTGCAGAAGAACGCGTTTCGGCTCGGCCTCGCGCCGGCGATCACGCTCGGACACGTGATCGTGTTCCTGAACCGCGACGACGCGCTCACGGATCCTGCGTTGTGGGCGCACGAGCTGAAGCACGTGATGCAGTTCGAGGAGTGGGGCATCGACGGCTTCGCGGGCCGCTATATCGACGACTACGAGGCCGTCGAGCGCGAGGCGGCGGAATTCCGGTGGGAATGGGTGAAGCGCACCGGGTGGCTCGAGCGCCGCCACGCCGCGCGCGCCGGCGGATGA